One genomic window of Actinoalloteichus hoggarensis includes the following:
- a CDS encoding dienelactone hydrolase family protein, with the protein MTQTRIETIALTDGSDMRVTVAEPEDTLRGGLVLLHESSGDDERLDGLVSALAVEGWLTVAPHLTPSPVGRPVTEAPQPEPDGAPEAAGSGQPVLGDVDAVSVWLVDKGVQADQIGLLGFGFGGVAAFTVAATRSVGAAVSVGAGGIIEPIAPGMTPLADLAAELSCPWLGIYGDQDTDIPADHVAKLREAASGAQVAIDVVSYGDAGHRFDADQEVAAEAWQRTLNWFDAHLR; encoded by the coding sequence ATGACGCAGACGCGGATCGAGACCATCGCGCTGACCGACGGCAGTGACATGCGAGTCACCGTCGCGGAACCGGAGGACACGCTGCGTGGCGGCCTCGTCCTGTTGCATGAATCCTCCGGCGATGACGAGCGGCTGGATGGGCTCGTCTCGGCGCTGGCCGTGGAGGGCTGGCTGACCGTCGCGCCGCATCTGACGCCGTCGCCGGTCGGGCGGCCGGTCACCGAAGCGCCGCAGCCCGAACCCGACGGCGCTCCCGAGGCGGCCGGTTCCGGCCAGCCGGTGCTCGGCGACGTCGACGCCGTGTCGGTCTGGCTCGTGGACAAGGGCGTGCAGGCGGATCAGATCGGGCTTCTGGGCTTCGGGTTCGGCGGAGTGGCCGCCTTCACCGTCGCCGCGACCCGATCGGTGGGCGCCGCGGTCAGCGTCGGCGCAGGCGGCATCATCGAGCCGATCGCGCCGGGGATGACCCCGTTGGCCGATCTGGCCGCCGAACTGAGCTGCCCGTGGCTGGGCATCTACGGCGATCAGGACACGGACATCCCCGCCGACCACGTCGCGAAGCTCCGCGAGGCCGCCTCCGGCGCTCAGGTCGCCATCGACGTGGTCAGCTACGGAGACGCCGGACATCGGTTCGACGCCGATCAGGAGGTCGCCGCCGAGGCGTGGCAGCGCACCTTGAACTGGTTCGACGCTCACCTGCGCTGA